One genomic segment of Coffea arabica cultivar ET-39 chromosome 6e, Coffea Arabica ET-39 HiFi, whole genome shotgun sequence includes these proteins:
- the LOC113692674 gene encoding ferritin-1, chloroplastic-like, whose product MLLQAAISSPTYSLQRAGATAHPLLLSNNSATTGTTTANFLSSSSLSADSAGGRPTSVVLQTNRQKGGFRTFASDEKTSTLSLTGVVFQPFEEIKNDEFLVPLSPSVSLARQRFSHECEAAINEQINAEYCVSYAYHAMYAYFDRDNIALKGLAKFFKESSEEEREHAEKLMKYQNIRGGRVTLLPLKEPKSEFDHVEKGDALYAMEVALCLEKLINAKLLEVHSVADRNNDPQMQDFIESEFLGEQVEAIKKISDYVTQLRMVGKGHGVWHFNQKLLHHEGEGDDGVF is encoded by the exons ATGCTTCTTCAAGCAGCTATTTCTTCTCCAACTTATTCCTTGCAACGGGCAGGCGCTACTGCTCATCCCTTGTTGTTGAGCAACAACTCAGCCACCACTGGCACTACTACTGCTAACTTCTTATCTTCTTCTTCGTTATCGGCCGACTCTGCAGGCGGCCGCCCAACCAGTGTCGTTTTGCAGACTAATCGCCAGAAAGGAGGCTTCAGGACCTTTGCTTCAGATGAAAAGACCAGCACCTTGTCACTCACGGGAGTGGTTTTTCAGCCCTTTGAAGAGATTAAGAATGACGAATTCTTGGTCCCATTGTCCCCCAGTGTTTCACTTGCCCGTCAGAGATTCTCCCACGAGTGTGAGGCGGCAATCAATGAGCAGATCAA TGCGGAGTACTGTGTGTCCTACGCGTATCACGCCATGTATGCATACTTCGACAGGGACAATATTGCTCTTAAAGGCCTAGCCAA ATTTTTCAAGGAGTCCagtgaagaagaaagagaacaTGCGGAGAAGCTGATGAAATATCAG AACATACGAGGAGGGAGAGTGACATTACTTCCTCTGAAGGAACCCAAATCAGAGTTCGATCACGTGGAGAAGGGCGATGCACTGTATG CTATGGAAGTAGCTTTGTGCTTGGAGAAATTGATAAATGCGAAGCTTCTGGAAGTGCACAGC GTGGCTGATCGGAATAATGATCCTCAGATGCAAGACTTTATAGAGAGCGAATTCCTGGGGGAGCAG GTTGAAGCTATCAAGAAAATTTCAGATTATGTCACTCAGTTGAGGATGGTCGGAAAAGGACACG GCGTGTGGCACTTTAATCAGAAGCTTCTGCACCACGAGGGGGAGGGCGACGACGGCGTCTTTTAG